The stretch of DNA GTGCAAGTTTCTCTCATATAAGCCGGGTTGGAGGAGGGTAAAGTAAAAACATGTTCAAACATGCAAACCTCCTGAATTAAAAACCTGAGCCTTCCAATATCTTACCGAAGCTAAATAGAGTACACCACAAGCAAGAAGCATATAACTTGATATGTTCTGAAGAAGAATAAGGTCCTCCTGCACCCCAGAATAGTCAGGGAAAGCTCTTGTCATCACTGCAACGCTGAAGAGAATGTTCTCGTTCAAAAACCGAGTAAAATTGTTACTTTTTTCAGATTGtgtaaaaaatgagtaaaataagaaaaagtctAATGATTTATTTCTTGAGAGTTCTATCTCTTGCCCAATAATAAAGAATAGTTAAATCATTTAACTTAAATGTGACAGTTACGAACGAGTTTGGGCACATCCCAGTTTAACTAACCTAAGTCTGCTCTGTTTGGCACTGAATCAAATCAGATTCAAACATTTATAAGATAAACTTTTAGGATTTGGATTTTGAAATATCGGCTCGGGTTTacttttattgggttttgtCATTTGTGAGACGAAACCGAATCAAGACACTGTCAGGGAGAGATGATCTACAGgtagggaaaaaaacaaactcGTTACTAAATTGATGACATACAATATCTGCAGCATACCCCTACCAGCCCAATACTCCAACACCTGCAAAATGGTGACACAAATGTTTTTAATGAGATCAATGATCTAAATGGTAACATCTATATTATCAAGCATTTGGATTTAGTGAAGGCgttaaataataggaaaatgctacttaTCCTCCTCAATGTTACCGTTTAAAATTACTActcgaatattttaatttttaatttttaatttattttacttaatgtttaaaaaagtgattcttaacgaaattatatattttttaatttttttaataattaagaatattaaaaaaatattttaaaaaatgattaaaaataaataaactatgcTAGCGGTATGCCAACGGTAATAGCTTGGCGGCCTTCTAGCACCGCGGCCTAAATAATAACCTAACACATGGTTTGGCATGTCGAATCAAAAGTCTCACCAAAGAACaattaacattttaaatagGATAATAATAGGCTTAGCATCTTTTTATCACCTCTTTATCATTCTtagcatatttttattttattttaagtgtttttttaaagaaaaaattttaaaaatatataatttcattaataactactttctaaaaaaaattaaaaaaaaataatagaaaggtAGTAAAAGAGTGTAAagctatcatttttcttctttcaatatCAACTTCCAATCGAATTCCTTGAACTgcacatcaaattaaaattgcTTGAAACAACAACTAAACCAATAACCGAACCTTCGAGAACTTGAGGATGAATCCCCATTCCGTCTCGGCCAGAACCACAAAGAACGCAATCCCAACGGCGTAACACCGAAATATCCCATCGAATATCTGCAATTACGATCATATAACAACCCAAATTTCACCTCGACTTAGAAACAAAtgcatttcatatataaatatgcacAGATATAGAGAGAAAAGAGTACATCGGATCCGTCCTTGAAGGATCGAATGGCTGAGAGAACGTTGACCACAATACAGAGGATGGCAGTGAGAGCGGTTATGACGCTGAAGCCCCTACAGACCAGCAGGAAAGGGTCCGTTCTGACTCTCAGTCTAGTGGTGGAGCTGGTAGATGCCCTCCTCACTagttcctcttcctcttcgttTCTCGTCATTTTCTCAGCTCCGAGAAAATCCTCTGTGCTGGAAGCGGAACTCTTCACCTGCTATTCAAGGAACTGAATTGGAATCGGAACACGTGGCGGTTGGAGCGTTAACTCTGAACGGACACATGTTCTTTGAAGGTCGGTGCCGTTATCTAACGGATTATCCTCCTCCGTCTGGcgcttgaaaaatgaaaagcttgACCGGCAGTTGCATTCCTCCATCACCCTACCCCACCACAGCCCACAACATCAACAGCTTCTTGATCCAACGGCTGGAATTTCAAGCCCACAGCCCACTCTGTAACCGGCCGTTTCAAATTGTTTCAAGGTTTTAACTTCTAATATTCAGAGAGGGCAAATCATCTTCGTCACTGCTGGCATATTCCattccaccaccacctcctctgagtcttctctctctctctctctcagagaagaaaatggagaaagcACAAGCGATTGAAGCAGAAAATGGAGaagttaaagaagaaaaaactaagACCGTGAAAGACGGTTCCATTTGTGGGTACGAGTCGCTTCACTCTCTTCTAAGCGCAAACCTCAAACCTGAGCTCTTCCAGGTTAGTTtccttttttatctttgttgGGTTTTTCAACTAGTTCtggattttttaaaaagaaagaaatatgtaTCGAGTTCATTGATTTTATGGGTTTCAATCTGGGCTGATTCTTTATTtgatctattttaattttgcGAACCATCAAATTTGAGTACTGCTTCACTTTCAAGGTGCTTTAAGTGTTCTCAATTTTTAACAACTTTTTACCCGATGAATTTggtgttttgttattttttagcAACAAGATTTTTGGAGCGATTAAGAAATTGTTGCTTTCGATGAGTAGATAGAAAACTTGAGGAGTTGGTTGAAATTACAAATTTcgattttttcctaaaataatgaATCCTGTGCTGTAATctttgaatatataattttgagttGGAGGATTTGGTTTTTGGATATATGTGCAATTGTTGTGATCATGTAAATTGAACTTCGAACTGAAAACCATTAGAGGAAGGATTTGGTTCCTCTGCAATGAAGATGGGTCCAATAAGATCAGATGGGAGGTTAAGTCTTGTTCAGTTTAGCTCAAGCACCATAACCCACGATACTTTGGATCATACTTGTTTATCCAGCCTTAAAAGCACTCAGTTTGGTCCGACTAGTCTGGATTATCTGAAGATCAAACCATATTCATGCTACCTTGGCTTAGTATAATTTGCTGGGCGGAGCTAAATATTGCAATTTTGCACGTGAatgtattttattagttatactTTTTACTACTAAACAAAGAATAATAATTGTGCGATATGTAGGTCCGAgcccttttctctttttgtttttttttatttttgttggggAAGGTCGGGTAGAGTGGGTTTAAATTTTTCTCTAATTGTGATGGAAGGTGggttatttttcttccttttaaatTGGCTGTGCTTCTGAATTCTGATATTTCTGATTACATGATTACAAGTTTACAGGAAGTCAGCCGCTTACTTCTGGGGCTTAATTGTGCGAGGGCAATTGATAAAATCGATCTTCCAGATTCTGCTAAAGCGCTCTCTTCAGAACATGATTTTGACCTCCAGGTAGGCATTTATCCTGGCTATGCTATAGTGGTTCAGTTTTAGAATCTATTTGAAGTACTAGGTTGACCATAAATTCCTTTTCCGTGTGCTTTATGTAGTGTCTGAATTGATCCTTGAAACTCGAGAAACTTAATTCATCGTAATAATGACTGGAATTGTTATCATTCGATTGATAAGTTTGAGATTTCTTGTTGATCTTTTTcctatgagtttttttttttttttttttttttttttaagagaaatgataattgtagTCGTGAATGCGTAAGAGTTacacaatcactttaaaaaaataaataaatacgggattcatattaaaaaaataattttttaataatgggtcccacttttttttaaagcgactgtATAGTAATTACgtactccacgactgtatgtagcattactgcCTTTCTATTGTGGAACTGCAACATTGTGATTTTGTGGTAGAATGTGAAAAAGGGTACTTTTGGTAATTTTGCATGCAGAACTTGCATATTGCAGACTTCCACGGTGTTCTGTCTACTAGTATCAGACATGAAATAGTTCTTAAATCATTACTGCTACATTGTCGATGGAtcctaattttttatattaaacccTTTCAGGCTTTCTGCTTTCGTGCTGACAAAGAATTATTGAGAGCACCTCGAGTAGTTAGGGTTGGTCTTATTCAGAACTCCATAGCTCTTCCAACTACCACCCACTTTCAGGATCAAAAGAGGGCCATCTTTCAGAAACTAAAGCCTATCATCGAGGTTGCCGGTGCTTCAGGAGTCAACATATTATGCCTACAAGTGCGTAATGGGATTTGGGTGAAAATAGTTTTATTGATTCACTTCTATCTAAAGTCTGAAAATCTCAAAtgaaatttatgtaaatttcaACCAGGAAGCATGGATGATGCCATTTGCCTTTTGTACGCGGGAGAAGAGGTGGTGTGAATTTGCAGAACCTGTTGGTGGGGAATCAACACAATTTCTTCAAGATTTCGCCCTGAAATATAATATGGTCATCATAAATCCAATTCTTGAGAGGGATGTCAATCATGGAGAGACTATTTGGAACACTGCTGTTATAATTGGAAATCATGGCAACATAATTGGCAAGCATCGTAAAGTAAACTACTAGTTTGTCTGTTGTTATagttctcttttattttattttttttgggaggaCATGATGAAATTGGCCTTTCTGACAGAACCATATACCAAGAGTTGGAGACTTCAATGAGAGCACATATTATATGGAGGGCAATACTGGGCATCCTGTTTTTGAGACGGCTTATGGAAAGATCGGTGTCAATATATGTTATGGGAGGCACCATCCATTGAATTGGTTAGGTTTTGGCTTGAATGGTGCAGAGATTGTTTTCAACCCTTCTGCTACTGTTGGTGAACTCAGTGAACCTATGTGGCCCATTGAGGTTATTTTTTCTATCCATTTGCTTTAGATAAGTGATATTTACAATTGTGAAATGTGCAAGCGCCACGcaatttctttagaaaaagtGAGTGAATACGGGactaacatgaaaaaaattattttttaatagtgaacctcattttttttcaaaatgattatacaacGTTTGTGCATTCTAaaattgtatgtagcattattcttttcaCATTAGAAATAACTATTGTTAGATAGCAGCCCCATATTCTTTTGCATAGGGAGAGGAATACATTGTAGTGAATgacataatttattaaaagctACTACCTGTTAAAAGTACCATTGTGGACAGTGTCTAGCAGATGGCCACTGAAATGACAACGTTTGGCAGCCATTTGTTACACTCTATCTGTCATATTTACTATTCGTCAACCCTTGAACCCAATCTTTCATGATATCCAGAAAGAGGATGTTTCTTGATAGAATGTTGACATATTATTGTCGGTTTTACAGGCCCGTAATGCTGCAATAGCAAATAGTTACTTTGTTGGGTCAATCAATCGTGTTGGAACTGAGATATTCCCCAATCCATTCACCTCCGGTGATGGAAAGCCACAACATGCAGATTTTGGGCATTTCTATGGATCCAGTCATTTTTCAGCCCCAGATGCTTCTTGCACTCCATCTCTTTCCCGTAACAGGGACGGGCTGCTGATCTCAGACATGGATCTCAACCTTTGTAGGCAGCTGAAAGACAAGTGGGGATTCCGAATGACTTCTCGATTTGAGTTGTATGCAGAGTTGCTTGCTGATTATTTGAAGCCAGATTTTGAGCCTCAAGTCATTTCTGATCCTTTATTACATAAGAAAACTTTGTAAATCTCAAGTGCTATTAAGAGTTCTGAAAAGGAAACAATGCAATAATTGAAAAGTGTGTTGGAATAATATCTCAAGTTACCGGTCAAAAAATACATTGACCCTGTGTATATTTgtagaagaaaaattcttctagAGAGGTCTCATTTATAGAAACGACGTCTCTGCACAGGTCTTGAGAGGACAGGTACCATCATTTACGTCAAAGTATTAGGTGAGGTGAAGGATGAATCATTCCgtttccattttgtttttacATTACTATCATACATACAATAGACCATCTATTTGGCAATCTCTTAATAAGATACATCATTGAATTAATCATAACAATTAGAGAAATACTTTTGtcattacacaaaagtaaatcagaactgatgtgatttgatatattaagttaaattgtaaagttatttttattataaattagatctaaCAGAACACatgaagtcatatcaatttgtgagtttatttttacgTAATCTCTTTATGTCTGTATCATTTTCCAacaagagtaatgttactcatcatctcaatttccATCGTCTtctcatcatcctatgatgtgtcattagataatttcttataaacttatcatctaatatcacattatgAGATGATGGAAGAATGATGAaagttaagatgatgaatagatttttttctctaACAATTAACATCAAATTTTAACCCCAAAAAATGTCGTAGGGGTggctataaaattataaacagaCCATGATCCCTCCCAAGAGCAAAATTATAGTTTTAAGCCAAAATTAGGCAACTTTTGCAGTAGGTAGAGAATCAATTACTACCACTTGCAATAGcgtcaaacaaaaagaaaaaaatgggaaaCTGCGTGCGAGCATGTCACTTGAGAATATGATTGCCTGAGAAAGAAAGAGGCAGAGAACATGATGATTTTGTCTTGCTACTCAAGCAATATTGTAAGTTGGAGTCCACTTCATTGAGCAGCTGCCAGCAGCAAGATGTTTCGCCCTCCCCAGTTGAACAAGTTTCAGATACTTCCCGGCTAcaatatgatgagatgaaatgatgtAATCACAATCCTCAATCGAAAGCGACCTTTTCAAGATATTTAAACCAACTTATTATTCCATTTGTTCTACTCTGTCACATCCAACAACTTGAATCATCCATCAAACTAATTTCAATTCTTTGTGTTTGCTGTTACCTATATTTTACTATTCGATTAATTTCATTTGGGGGAGAGATCATGCAGGCATGCATTCGAGCCTTAGGCGGCCAGTTTGATtacaaattcatctcatctaattattataatttttttaaattttaacacaaaatataataaataatttaatttttttaaattttaaaataataataatattaaaaaataatattctaacaatattttattcaacttttaacttttatctcaactcaactcaattcaaatcagttcaacatccaaacgtagcgaCTTTTCTCCATCACtactctttttaattattaaaattgtcaattcaatttttaaaatacttcaaaaaattttcaatctcatctcaaGTAATGATATAGTCATATATTGTGTAAATGTCGTGCACTCttttagaaaaagaatagaatctatcgttaaaaaattaattttttatgtagatctcatatttactattttttttaaaaagagtacgAAACTTATgaactctataattataaatattattactatcTCACAATTTGTGACATTGTGATTTGGAATTAAGATAtacaaataataacaaaaattctgtgtaatcatttttacatatttttatacacTTTATTAATGTAATTGACTGTCTCATAtttgtttaatataaaataattattttaattaatcatatcaataaaatatataaaaatacataaaaataattgtatataacagaattcaaataataatattattatcatataaAGAAAATGGGGAGGctaattttctaaattaagcTAATCTGGACGGTTAAAAGTAAATAGAAAAGGATGAAATgaaaacccaaacccaaataAGGAAAACAACTGAAATTCAATCCTTATCTTCAAGTTGCCCAACACTTCCCGGCCACCTGCAATCCTGGTTCTCAATATCATTACCTCTCTTTCTCACCACTCGACCTGGTTTTCGCTCTCTCTCTTCACAACCACAGCTCCCGAGTCCCACCCACGCACACAAacgcaactctctctctctctctctgttatcTGTTATGGCTTCCATATCTCCTCCGACTCCTCGCAACTTGACCTTTCCAAACCCCAAATTCCCCTCCTCTCACCCTCTCAAACCACCGTCCCATCCCTCTCAGATTCattccctctccttctctcggCTTTCCGACTCCTACCTCTGCCGTTGCCAGCACAATCCCTCATCCTCTCCCGACAACTCCACCCACTGGCGATGGGACTCTGTGCTAGGCGACGTCGTCAAGACCGCGATCAAACGGTTCGATTCCTACTTCAACTCGAAACAAAAAGAGGCCGAGGATGTTCGCGATGGTGAGCTGAGCGAGGGCCGGAATGCAGAGGTGGAAGTCGAAGAGTGGAATTGGGATCGCTGGCGCAAGCATTTCGACGAAATCGATGGCGAGGAGCGTATGGTCTCCCTTCTGAAGGTCAATTTGATTTCAATGTTTACGTCTTCTCTATTGCACGAACGTGGGCTTTGCGagtttgttcctttttttttttttttttttttttctttctatattgGGTCGTTTGACGATGAAGAAGTGCCAATTAGACAATGGACATGTTCTAGCgaacaaattaaaatttggaAGGCGTGAATTCCACAGTTGGAGCCTACTCAAAGTGCATTGTTGGAACCGGGTTGGAGACTTTTGTTGGGGAAGAATTCAATAACTGGCAGGAAAagaagttttttataagtatggCAGGATAAgaaataaacagttttttttttcttttttagattgaaaaataGCATTAATAATTAACTTTAACCCTCCGTAACACTAGGTGACTTTACCAGCTAAACTAGTCGACACCTCgtaattattaattgattttcCCCATCTTTCGCTTTGAGTGAGATAGCGTGAGTTCGTCTTTTATGCTTTAAATACACTCTTTAGAGTCTCTACTCAATGACTGCTTTATACATTCGACTTAAAAAAGAATCTTTTTTATATTCGCTTGAAACTGTTGTCCTGCTTTAGCAACtccaatatacattttttttataggctcTATAGGCAACTGTTATGACCCTCCATGGCAACGAGGACAATAGTAGCTGTGTTTTAACTCATCTAGCCACGAGGGGGTAGGAAAAGAAAGTATAGCTGCACATTCACCCCTGTTTGGATCTTCCATCCTTCTTGAGAGCGCATCCGCCACTCTATTTTCTCTCCCCTTTTTATGCTCAATAGAAAAGTGATAGCCCATCAACTTAGCCACCCATTTTTATACTcaacgcagcggaagcatggtGTGCCCATAACCCACAAGTCCCAAGAtcgaaacctggctctgataccacttgttatgaACTTTCTAATTCCCTGCAATGAAAATGCTGTGACAGTAAAATAAGAAAGATGAATAGAGAAGATGGAGATGGAATGGCAATGGAGTCATACGCCTTGGGGTATTCGAGGTCCCCAATTCCTcccaaaagaaataacaaactGTTTCTGCAATTTTCCAGATTCAAGATGGCCCTCCTACAAGGACTCCCCAGTACATATACTCGAAGCCAACACCTCTAATCGACTCTAACCAAAGTAAGGCCATGGACTAATTTCCTACTCCACTAACTAAGCACACGGGCGACTAAACAAATTAACAActcaaatacaataaaaagtaaCAACTAATTTGGACGCCCATCAAGTCAGGCCCAAAATAATTGGGTTCATAACAATTTCCCCCCCTTTaaagaaccttgtcctcaaggttgaGATATTGATGCAACTTTATAGTATTGGTTCCAGTTTAGCATTTCGTACTCCACAGCTTGCTTCTTCTCCACCCTTTGACAACAGCTACCATTGTTCTCATTGCCATGGAAGGTCATAACATCAACTCCAATGTACTTGCCAGTGAGAAATCTAGAATTTATGATTGATCTTCAAATAAAGTTTCCAGAATCACCCTTTAAacttaatcttatttttatgaaaatttaaataaactaattaGCGAAACGCTCCCGTCACACTTATGTGTGAATGCTATCAAATTACCGGGTTTAATTATTATCCTTCTTTCTCTTGTGTACACGTAATTTATTTGCtgataatatatttctttttgtctCAACAGTCACAGTTAGGTCATGCGGTATTTGTAGAGGATTATGAAGATGCTGCTAGGCTCAAGGTGGCCATTGCAGCTGCAGCTACAAATGATACTGTTGGCAGAGTGATGTCCCATCTGAATGTATGAAAACAGTCATTGgcacaaaaaaaacaaaaacaaaacagagcTTTGCTATCCAACTGCCTACACCGCACGCCACacctgttttaatttttaattcttactaaattaattgagttcttcttctcatcatccctacaccacatacttgctaagggaaaaaaataaaaatattaaaaataaaagtaggtggtggtgtagggatgatgagtagaatttttcaaaaaaaaataaaaaaacattttttccgGCTTGTCCTtcattttatctttcttttattttttgaaatctttgtTTCAGAAAGCTATAGAGGAAGAGCGTTTCCTGGATGCAGCTGATATACGTGATAATGCCTGTGCTGGATTGGTGAGTTGCATAAAAAATTGTGCATCATGATGTACAAATATGTCTCAGCTCCggttttttacttataaaaaatagatgtCTCAGCTCCGGTTGTAAACATGCCTTTTTATGTGCAAGTAGGTGGATTAATAAATGATTCTTGCAGTTGTTTGATGTGCATATTTGACACTAATGGCTGgtgatatttttcttatttgtctCTGAGAAAGATTTCTGCATGTATTCATTCGTAATCTTTGGTAACTGTTTGCCACAACAGCCAGCTTTCCAGTGTTCATAAGGGGTGCGGGTGCCCTGACATTTTGCTTATCTGAGCCAACACGCAATCTTTGAGTTGCTTCTGTTGTgaattctttttcttccttacttttttttttggcggaAGGGGATGCAGTGTTTAAATAAACCCAAAGTCCTTCATCTGTAAAATGCAGCGAACAGAAAATCAAGTCCACTAGTTTCCACTGTTGCaaatttgttgtttatttttgaagtgttaACTGGTTTCTGTTCTCTTGAATGTGGAATTTGTTTGGTTCCAAAGGAAATTGCTAGCTTTTTTCCTTATTATTGGCATAGCATCAAATTGTTATTTCTTCACAAAATTACTTGGTGCTATGTAGTTTTTTGTGATtctggttttcaggtgggaTGGTGGGCTGGCATTTCAAAAAATGTCAATGATCCGCATGGTCTAATTATTCGAATAACAGCAGAGCATGGAAGATACGTGGCAAGAAGTTTTAGCCCTCGGTAAGTACTTTTTCTTGATTAGTTATTTCATTTTGATCCTCAAGTTTTAGTCAAACTTCTTAGTTAAGAGTGGAGGTCTGACATTGGCGTT from Juglans microcarpa x Juglans regia isolate MS1-56 chromosome 3S, Jm3101_v1.0, whole genome shotgun sequence encodes:
- the LOC121257941 gene encoding uncharacterized protein LOC121257941, which translates into the protein MTRNEEEEELVRRASTSSTTRLRVRTDPFLLVCRGFSVITALTAILCIVVNVLSAIRSFKDGSDIFDGIFRCYAVGIAFFVVLAETEWGFILKFSKVLEYWAGRGMLQIFVAVMTRAFPDYSGVQEDLILLQNISSYMLLACGVLYLASGLLCIGHLKRARQKKEITRDQAVKDLEELERRREELEQWLVTERV
- the LOC121257940 gene encoding beta-ureidopropionase, which translates into the protein MEKAQAIEAENGEVKEEKTKTVKDGSICGYESLHSLLSANLKPELFQEVSRLLLGLNCARAIDKIDLPDSAKALSSEHDFDLQAFCFRADKELLRAPRVVRVGLIQNSIALPTTTHFQDQKRAIFQKLKPIIEVAGASGVNILCLQEAWMMPFAFCTREKRWCEFAEPVGGESTQFLQDFALKYNMVIINPILERDVNHGETIWNTAVIIGNHGNIIGKHRKNHIPRVGDFNESTYYMEGNTGHPVFETAYGKIGVNICYGRHHPLNWLGFGLNGAEIVFNPSATVGELSEPMWPIEARNAAIANSYFVGSINRVGTEIFPNPFTSGDGKPQHADFGHFYGSSHFSAPDASCTPSLSRNRDGLLISDMDLNLCRQLKDKWGFRMTSRFELYAELLADYLKPDFEPQVISDPLLHKKTL